A part of Penaeus vannamei isolate JL-2024 chromosome 1, ASM4276789v1, whole genome shotgun sequence genomic DNA contains:
- the LOC113830098 gene encoding hepatocyte nuclear factor 4-gamma-like isoform X2 → MDELIKPLRQVQLDENEYACLKTIVFFDPLIRGLRDVVRVKALRYQVQLLLEDYINDRQFESRGRFGEILLTLPALQSITWQMIEQIQFAKLFGVARIDNLLQEMLLGGAGSDGANGLTGGSGGGYGGGDGGIGVGVPAPPPGGVGLPIPLGAATAAGGSVPVGMNNNHEIPVSAAALEAAGLSAFGGAANGHLEGGSRTTSKEDQRPRLDRTFKQEDTDTNFDI, encoded by the exons ATGGACGAACTCATCAAGCCGCTCAGGCAGGTACAGCTGGACGAAAATGAATACGCCTGCCTTAAGACCATCGTTTTCTTTGACCCGC TCATCCGAGGACTCCGAGACGTGGTGCGCGTGAAGGCCCTCAGGTACCAGGTGCAGCTCCTCCTCGAGGACTACATCAACGACCGCCAGTTCGAGTCCCGCGGGAGGTTCGGCGAGATCCTGCTCACCTTGCCCGCCCTCCAGTCCATCACCTGGCAGATGATTGAGCAGATTCAGTTCGCCAAGCTCTTCGGCGTCGCCAGGATCGACAACCTTCTGCAGGAGATGCTGCTCGGTG GAGCAGGAAGCGACGGCGCCAACGGGCTGACGGGCGGCTCGGGCGGCGGctacggcggcggcgacggcgggatCGGCGTGGGCGTGCCGGCCCCTCCCCCGGGCGGCGTGGGCCTCCCGATCCCCCTGGGCGCGGCCACGGCGGCCGGAGGGAGCGTCCCCGTCGGCATGAACAACAACCACGAGATCCCTGTGTCCGCGGCGGCGCTGGAGGCGGCCGGGCTCTCGGCCTTCGGCGGCGCCGCGAACGGACACCTCGAAGGGGGCTCGAGGACCACGTCCAAGGAGGACCAGCGGCCGCGCCTCGACAGAACATTCAAGCAGGAGGACACGGACACGAACTTCGACATATGA
- the LOC113830106 gene encoding mitochondrial amidoxime reducing component 2 → MYHVRSSTPFQMFAVLYFTMDIPRSSIAVTLLAAVAVTLVFKFWSSWRRPRAPRIMRPRVKNLEELKDRSWQLVGRVSKVYLYPIKSCAGICLASAQATHLGLSTGTVRDRSLIIMNEKGVMVTGRMIPATVKIQASVEDGVLTLEFPGAPTFSVQLSQVEEKNIQKTTRVWDDTVPGLDCGDEAASWLKEVLGRKCRLLYHGSIPSTRNTDLGEEYPLLRDDDNSLYADLTGYMLMTRESIGDLETRVKSHLPPQNFRPNILVEGTKAPYDEDLWEYIRIGNTLFRNVKPCSRCIFTTIDYQTGKKDSNMEPLRTLRSYRFVGGDNSPHFGINLGVDITGTINEGDAVYATYLN, encoded by the exons ATGTACCATGTGAGGTCTTCGACACCGTTTCAGATGTTTGCT GTACTGTATTTCACAATGGATATTCCACGTTCAAGTATTGCAGTGACTTTGCTGGCAGCTGTAGCAGTGACCTTAGTTTTCAAGTTTTGGTCATCTTGGAGGAGGCCGAGGGCACCCAGAATTATGAGGCCGCGTGTGAA gaATTTGGAAGAACTTAAGGACAGAAGCTGGCAGCTTGTTGGAAGGGTCTCCAAGGTATATTTGTATCCCATTAAATCTTGTGCAGGAATATGCCTGGCCTCTGCTCAGGCTACTCATCTTGGCCTCAGCACTGGCACCGTCAGAGATCG ATCTTTGATCATAATGAATGAAAAGGGTGTGATGGTGACAGGTAGGATGATCCCAGCAACGGTAAAGATACAAGCTTCTGTTGAAGATGGTGTTCTTACTCTCGAGTTTCCAGGTGCTCCAACATTCTCTGTTCAACTGTCACAAGTTGAGGAAAAGAACATACAGAAAACTACAAG GGTATGGGATGACACAGTCCCTGGCCTCGACTGTGGAGATGAGGCAGCATCTTGGCTAAAGGAAGTTTTGGGTCGAAAGTGTCGCCTTCTCTATCATGGCAGCATCCCTTCCACAAGGAATACTGACTTGGGGGAGGAATATCCACTCCTacgagatgatgataat TCTTTATATGCAGATTTGACTGGATACATGCTAATGACAAGGGAATCCATCGGAGATCTAGAGACCAGAGTGAAGTCTCATTTACCGCCTCAGAATTTCCGTCCAAACATCCTGGTGGAGGGGACTAAGGCTCCATATGATGAGGACTTGTGGGAATATATCAGGATTGGCAATACTCTTTTCAGAAATGTCAAGCCTTGCTCCAG atGTATTTTCACAACAATAGACTATCAGACAGGAAAGAAGGATTCTAACATGGAACCACTGCGCACTCTCAGGAG TTACAGATTTGTAGGAGGAGATAACAGTCCGCATTTTGGAATCAACTTGGGAGTTGACATAACAGGAACTATTAATGAAGGAGATGCTGTCTATGCAACTTATTTgaattga
- the LOC113830098 gene encoding hepatocyte nuclear factor 4-gamma-like isoform X1, which translates to MDELIKPLRQVQLDENEYACLKTIVFFDPLIRGLRDVVRVKALRYQVQLLLEDYINDRQFESRGRFGEILLTLPALQSITWQMIEQIQFAKLFGVARIDNLLQEMLLGAGAGSDGANGLTGGSGGGYGGGDGGIGVGVPAPPPGGVGLPIPLGAATAAGGSVPVGMNNNHEIPVSAAALEAAGLSAFGGAANGHLEGGSRTTSKEDQRPRLDRTFKQEDTDTNFDI; encoded by the exons ATGGACGAACTCATCAAGCCGCTCAGGCAGGTACAGCTGGACGAAAATGAATACGCCTGCCTTAAGACCATCGTTTTCTTTGACCCGC TCATCCGAGGACTCCGAGACGTGGTGCGCGTGAAGGCCCTCAGGTACCAGGTGCAGCTCCTCCTCGAGGACTACATCAACGACCGCCAGTTCGAGTCCCGCGGGAGGTTCGGCGAGATCCTGCTCACCTTGCCCGCCCTCCAGTCCATCACCTGGCAGATGATTGAGCAGATTCAGTTCGCCAAGCTCTTCGGCGTCGCCAGGATCGACAACCTTCTGCAGGAGATGCTGCTCGGTG CAGGAGCAGGAAGCGACGGCGCCAACGGGCTGACGGGCGGCTCGGGCGGCGGctacggcggcggcgacggcgggatCGGCGTGGGCGTGCCGGCCCCTCCCCCGGGCGGCGTGGGCCTCCCGATCCCCCTGGGCGCGGCCACGGCGGCCGGAGGGAGCGTCCCCGTCGGCATGAACAACAACCACGAGATCCCTGTGTCCGCGGCGGCGCTGGAGGCGGCCGGGCTCTCGGCCTTCGGCGGCGCCGCGAACGGACACCTCGAAGGGGGCTCGAGGACCACGTCCAAGGAGGACCAGCGGCCGCGCCTCGACAGAACATTCAAGCAGGAGGACACGGACACGAACTTCGACATATGA